One window of Nostoc sp. NIES-3756 genomic DNA carries:
- a CDS encoding nuclear transport factor 2 family protein, whose product MNNFENPRLPLPPFDYESAIQKVRIAEDAWNSRNPELVSLAYTSDSVWRNRTEFLSGRQEIILFLKRKWLKELDYRLIKQLWTFGDNRIAVRFAYEWHDDCGNWFRSYGNENWEFDEQGFMRWRIASINDLPIEQSERKFHWILGRRPDNHPGLSDLNL is encoded by the coding sequence ATGAATAATTTTGAAAATCCTCGACTACCCTTGCCGCCTTTTGATTACGAATCGGCCATCCAAAAAGTCAGAATTGCAGAAGATGCTTGGAACAGCCGTAACCCTGAACTAGTATCACTCGCTTATACCTCAGATAGCGTATGGCGCAACCGCACAGAATTTCTATCTGGTCGTCAGGAGATCATCCTTTTCCTGAAACGTAAATGGCTTAAAGAATTGGACTATCGTCTGATCAAACAGCTTTGGACTTTTGGCGACAATCGAATTGCTGTCCGCTTTGCTTACGAATGGCATGATGATTGCGGCAACTGGTTCCGTTCTTACGGCAATGAAAATTGGGAGTTCGACGAACAAGGATTCATGCGATGGCGTATTGCCAGCATCAACGACTTGCCAATTGAGCAAAGCGAACGCAAATTCCACTGGATACTGGGTCGTCGTCCTGACAATCATCCCGGACTGTCCGACCTCAATCTTTGA